The proteins below are encoded in one region of Mycobacterium botniense:
- a CDS encoding APC family permease, which translates to MPGAHPRLPRRLGTTDAVVIGLGSMIGAGIFVAVGPAARAAGPGLLIGLAIAAVVAYCNAISSACLAARYPASGGTYLYGRKRLGDFWGYLAGWGFVVGKIGSCAAMALTIGVYVWPAAAHLIAAASVVALTAVNYTGVQKSARLTRVIVVAVLAVLTAVVIAALSSPTSRLGRLHVFDVAGATAGGVLQAAGLLFFAFAGYARIATLGEEVRDPTRTIPRAILLALGIALTVYAAVAATALTVLGPDRLAAAVAPLSDVVRAAGAGWLVPVVQAGAAIAALGSLLALLLGVSRTTLAMARDHHLPHGLSAVHPKFHVPYRAELLIGVVVTVLAACADVRSAIGFSSFAVLLYYAIANASALTLRRAENRPPRGIPVIGLLGCAVLAFALPPSSVVSATGVLGAGVTAYALRRVHSATRRRTRPVRRQGRG; encoded by the coding sequence ATCCCTGGCGCGCACCCGCGGCTGCCACGCCGGCTCGGCACCACCGATGCGGTGGTGATCGGGTTGGGCTCGATGATCGGGGCCGGAATTTTCGTCGCAGTCGGTCCCGCCGCCCGGGCCGCGGGGCCCGGTCTGCTGATCGGGCTGGCGATCGCGGCGGTGGTGGCGTACTGCAACGCCATATCATCAGCGTGCCTGGCCGCGCGCTATCCCGCCTCCGGTGGCACGTACCTGTACGGGCGGAAACGGCTGGGTGATTTCTGGGGCTATCTGGCTGGGTGGGGATTTGTGGTGGGCAAAATCGGCTCATGTGCGGCCATGGCACTCACCATTGGGGTATACGTGTGGCCAGCCGCCGCCCACCTGATCGCCGCCGCGTCCGTGGTCGCGTTGACCGCGGTCAACTACACGGGAGTGCAGAAGTCGGCCCGGCTGACCAGAGTGATCGTCGTGGCGGTACTGGCCGTGCTGACAGCCGTGGTGATCGCGGCATTGAGTTCCCCTACCAGCAGGCTGGGCCGGCTCCACGTCTTCGACGTGGCTGGTGCCACGGCTGGCGGGGTGCTGCAGGCCGCCGGCCTCTTGTTCTTCGCGTTCGCGGGGTATGCGCGGATTGCCACCCTGGGCGAGGAAGTCCGTGACCCCACCCGGACGATTCCCCGTGCGATCCTGCTCGCCTTGGGCATCGCCCTGACGGTTTACGCCGCCGTCGCGGCGACGGCGCTGACCGTGTTGGGGCCAGATCGGCTCGCCGCCGCCGTGGCCCCGTTGTCGGACGTGGTACGCGCCGCCGGAGCGGGCTGGCTGGTGCCCGTCGTCCAAGCCGGCGCAGCGATCGCCGCGCTCGGTTCGCTCTTAGCCCTCCTGCTGGGTGTCTCCCGCACCACCCTCGCGATGGCGCGAGACCACCACCTGCCACACGGGTTATCGGCTGTGCATCCCAAATTCCATGTGCCGTACCGAGCCGAACTGCTCATCGGCGTAGTGGTCACAGTCCTCGCAGCCTGCGCCGATGTGCGCAGCGCGATCGGGTTCTCCTCCTTCGCGGTGTTGCTCTATTACGCCATCGCCAACGCCTCGGCGCTGACATTGCGCCGCGCGGAAAACCGCCCGCCCCGCGGAATCCCGGTCATCGGCCTTCTTGGTTGCGCGGTCCTGGCGTTCGCGCTACCGCCGTCGTCGGTGGTATCCGCGACTGGGGTGCTGGGCGCAGGAGTCACGGCTTACGCGCTGCGCCGCGTCCACAGCGCCACTCGACGGCGTACCCGACCCGTGCGGCGACAAGGCCGCGGCTAA
- a CDS encoding serine protease: MHINRWQLAVGLGTVLIASLLAPTAAGDDKVMLGGGAGIVLNGDPCTLATIGYDRAGELVGFTSAHCGGVGAAVAAEGAAGTVGGVVAVDDQLDYAVIKFDPAKVTPIHDFDGFAINGIDPNPGLGQWTCKLSRATGQSCFSLRFWALDPSIYTAKAPWQPGDDGAPATVNDLLIGMFRDGSVTLALVPPTRPEILKITVLLDDVNAKGGPGAGFTPIPA, encoded by the coding sequence GTGCACATCAATCGTTGGCAGCTCGCTGTAGGGCTCGGCACGGTACTGATAGCCAGCCTCCTCGCTCCCACGGCCGCAGGCGACGACAAGGTAATGCTGGGTGGCGGCGCCGGGATCGTGCTCAACGGTGACCCGTGCACGCTGGCCACCATCGGCTACGACCGTGCCGGTGAACTGGTCGGTTTCACCTCGGCGCACTGCGGGGGTGTCGGGGCCGCGGTCGCCGCCGAGGGCGCGGCCGGCACCGTGGGCGGCGTGGTGGCCGTCGACGATCAACTGGATTACGCGGTGATCAAGTTCGACCCGGCCAAGGTGACCCCGATACACGACTTCGACGGTTTCGCGATCAACGGCATCGACCCGAACCCCGGTCTCGGACAATGGACCTGCAAACTAAGCCGCGCCACCGGACAAAGCTGCTTTTCGCTCAGATTCTGGGCCCTCGACCCGTCCATCTATACCGCGAAAGCGCCCTGGCAACCGGGCGATGACGGGGCGCCGGCCACCGTCAACGATCTACTGATCGGCATGTTCCGCGACGGCTCCGTGACGTTAGCGCTTGTGCCCCCGACGCGACCCGAGATTCTAAAAATCACCGTACTCCTGGACGACGTCAACGCCAAAGGCGGCCCGGGCGCCGGGTTCACACCGATCCCGGCCTGA
- a CDS encoding DUF6338 family protein: MLVTGWQQALTVLVIVIPGFVHQIVRSRLRGPTPEDGDLGVRVLRALTTSGLFALIYLIALGQILTSAISHPRSYLDHPRSTALLLFALVFLIPAGVAVAQHARNTRRLYPNVSWKQVFRVYNPTPTAWDFAVNRVGPGYVRVLSKDGNWVGGYAGEDSFYTNFPQSREIFVETAWRLDEQGKFEKPIAGSAGQWIKCDDAPVIEFLRPQDTSRDRPAPQDEQADTGRSEAGGEPQ; the protein is encoded by the coding sequence ATGCTCGTAACTGGATGGCAGCAGGCTCTGACCGTCCTGGTGATCGTGATTCCCGGATTCGTCCACCAGATCGTTCGATCGCGCCTGCGGGGGCCCACTCCCGAAGATGGCGACTTGGGCGTGCGCGTCCTGCGTGCGCTGACCACATCAGGCCTGTTCGCCCTGATCTACCTCATCGCCCTCGGTCAAATACTCACATCGGCGATCAGTCATCCGAGGTCCTACCTTGACCATCCTCGCTCCACAGCGCTGCTGTTGTTCGCGCTCGTGTTCCTAATCCCGGCGGGTGTAGCGGTAGCACAACACGCCCGCAACACCCGCCGGCTCTATCCGAACGTGTCGTGGAAGCAGGTCTTTCGGGTCTACAACCCCACGCCGACCGCATGGGATTTCGCGGTGAACCGTGTCGGTCCAGGATACGTACGCGTCCTCAGTAAGGACGGCAATTGGGTGGGTGGTTACGCCGGCGAGGACTCGTTCTACACCAACTTTCCGCAGTCTCGCGAGATCTTCGTCGAAACGGCTTGGCGCCTCGACGAGCAAGGCAAGTTCGAAAAGCCGATCGCGGGAAGTGCGGGCCAGTGGATCAAGTGCGATGATGCACCGGTTATTGAATTTCTCAGGCCACAGGACACCTCGCGGGATAGACCGGCACCGCAGGACGAGCAGGCGGATACTGGTAGGAGCGAAGCAGGAGGTGAGCCGCAGTGA